One Leifsonia shinshuensis DNA window includes the following coding sequences:
- a CDS encoding amylosucrase, whose amino-acid sequence MPDPRLGHVSTIEGERREFEGRLAVEEKRLRSLLAEIYGDHPGLPAALASTLDLVGASWRERSAELKDLDRRRSAQPDWFESNAMLGGVCYADLYAGGVPGLQERIPYFRELGLTYLHVMPPFRTPEGNSDGGYAVSSYRELNPELGTIDDLRALGEALRANGISLAVDFVFNHTASDHEWARRAAAGDPVYRDFYWMFDSREQPDRFEETTREIFPDDHPGSFVQLADGTWVWASFHSFQWDLNYSNPAVFRAMAGELLFLANLGVEVLRMDAVPFIWKQLGTSSENLPQAHLLLQAFNAVCRIAAPAMVFLSEAIVHPDDVLSYVRPDECQLSYNPLQMALTWEAMATRDVRMLQGALADRHRTPAGTAWVNYVRSHDDIGWTFADEDAARLGIDPFLHRRFLNDYYTGRFEGSFARGVAFQFNPRTGDSRVSGTTASLAGYESGDAGGPGRVLLAYSLALSTGGIPLIYLGDEVGQLNDYGQLEVEGREDDSRWVGRPVHPSRRYEERVDPSTPAGRLFGRMRWLIELRRRHGQFGGGDLVVLDTGNPRILGYLRPGAEGRPLLVLANFGDYPERVEPLALNRQAGRWADLVTDGVYDLRGGVTLAAHEFVWLVQEDVSPVG is encoded by the coding sequence ATGCCGGACCCTAGGTTGGGTCACGTGAGCACGATCGAGGGTGAACGTCGCGAATTCGAGGGCCGGCTCGCGGTGGAGGAGAAGCGCCTGCGCAGCCTCCTCGCCGAGATCTACGGCGACCATCCGGGACTGCCGGCGGCGCTGGCGAGCACGCTGGACCTCGTCGGCGCGTCGTGGCGGGAGCGCTCCGCGGAGCTCAAGGACCTGGACCGCAGGCGTTCGGCGCAGCCGGACTGGTTCGAGTCCAACGCGATGCTCGGCGGGGTCTGCTACGCCGACCTCTACGCCGGCGGCGTGCCCGGCCTCCAGGAGCGGATCCCCTACTTCCGGGAGCTGGGGCTGACCTACCTGCACGTGATGCCGCCGTTCCGCACGCCGGAGGGGAACTCGGACGGCGGCTACGCGGTCTCCAGCTATCGGGAGCTGAACCCGGAACTCGGAACGATCGACGACCTCCGGGCGCTGGGGGAGGCCCTGAGAGCGAACGGGATTTCGCTCGCCGTCGACTTCGTCTTCAACCACACCGCCAGCGACCACGAGTGGGCGCGGCGCGCGGCGGCGGGCGATCCCGTGTACCGGGACTTCTACTGGATGTTCGACTCCCGCGAGCAGCCGGACCGGTTCGAGGAGACGACGCGGGAGATCTTCCCGGACGACCATCCTGGCTCCTTCGTGCAGCTCGCCGACGGCACCTGGGTCTGGGCGTCGTTCCACTCGTTCCAGTGGGACCTCAACTACTCGAACCCGGCCGTCTTCCGGGCGATGGCGGGGGAGCTGCTCTTCCTCGCCAACCTGGGCGTGGAGGTGCTGCGGATGGACGCCGTCCCGTTCATCTGGAAGCAGCTCGGCACCTCCAGCGAGAACCTGCCCCAGGCTCACCTGCTGCTGCAGGCGTTCAACGCCGTCTGCCGCATCGCGGCGCCCGCGATGGTCTTCCTCTCGGAGGCGATCGTGCACCCGGACGATGTGCTTTCGTACGTGCGCCCGGACGAGTGTCAGCTCAGCTACAACCCGCTGCAGATGGCTCTCACCTGGGAAGCCATGGCGACCCGCGACGTGCGGATGCTCCAGGGTGCGCTGGCCGATCGCCACCGCACGCCGGCCGGCACCGCCTGGGTCAACTACGTGCGCAGCCACGACGACATCGGCTGGACCTTCGCGGACGAGGACGCCGCGCGGCTCGGCATCGACCCGTTCCTCCACCGGCGCTTCCTCAATGACTACTACACGGGACGCTTCGAGGGCAGCTTCGCCCGGGGCGTCGCCTTCCAGTTCAATCCGAGGACGGGCGACAGCCGGGTCTCCGGAACGACCGCCTCGCTGGCGGGGTACGAGTCGGGCGACGCGGGCGGTCCGGGCCGGGTGCTGCTCGCGTACTCCCTCGCCCTGTCGACGGGCGGCATCCCGCTGATCTATCTGGGCGACGAGGTCGGCCAGCTCAACGACTACGGCCAGTTGGAGGTCGAGGGGCGGGAGGACGACTCCCGCTGGGTCGGCCGGCCGGTCCACCCGTCGCGCCGCTACGAGGAGCGGGTCGACCCGTCCACGCCGGCCGGCCGCCTGTTCGGCCGCATGAGGTGGCTCATCGAACTCCGCCGGAGGCACGGTCAGTTCGGTGGCGGCGACCTCGTCGTGCTGGACACGGGGAACCCGAGGATCCTGGGGTACCTGCGGCCGGGAGCGGAGGGGAGGCCGTTGCTGGTGCTGGCGAACTTCGGCGACTACCCGGAACGGGTGGAACCGTTGGCGCTCAACAGACAGGCCGGGCGGTGGGCGGACCTGGTGACGGACGGGGTCTACGACCTCCGTGGCGGGGTGACGCTGGCCGCCCATGAGTTCGTCTGGCTGGTGCAGGAGGACGTGTCGCCGGTGGGATAG
- a CDS encoding sugar O-acetyltransferase, with translation MSTDYFAGDPRTHRERMIAGDLYIGGEDPESIRIAQRAVQLADAYHRAAIADETAARPLLAELVGTLGENAFVKPPLYVDYGENLHIGAGTFVNYNLTALDVATITIGEDCQIGPGVQLLTPTHPIDPEQRRARLEAALPIVIGDNVWLGGGVVVCPGVTIGDDSVIGAGSVVTRDIPAGVVAVGSPARVIRSVRD, from the coding sequence ATGAGCACGGACTATTTCGCGGGTGACCCTCGCACGCACCGAGAACGCATGATCGCCGGCGACCTTTACATCGGCGGCGAGGACCCGGAGAGCATCCGCATCGCCCAGCGCGCCGTCCAACTCGCCGACGCCTACCACCGGGCCGCGATCGCGGACGAGACAGCCGCCCGTCCGCTGCTCGCCGAACTGGTCGGAACCCTCGGCGAGAACGCCTTCGTGAAGCCGCCGCTCTACGTCGACTACGGCGAGAACCTCCACATCGGCGCGGGCACCTTCGTCAACTACAACCTGACGGCGCTCGACGTCGCCACCATCACGATCGGCGAGGACTGCCAGATCGGCCCCGGCGTGCAACTGCTCACCCCGACCCACCCGATCGACCCCGAGCAGCGGCGAGCGCGCCTGGAGGCCGCGCTCCCCATCGTCATCGGCGACAACGTCTGGCTCGGTGGAGGCGTCGTCGTCTGCCCCGGGGTCACCATCGGCGACGACTCGGTGATCGGCGCGGGATCCGTCGTCACCCGCGACATCCCCGCCGGCGTGGTCGCGGTCGGCAGCCCCGCCCGCGTGATCCGTTCGGTGCGCGACTGA
- a CDS encoding carbohydrate kinase family protein — MASSMTGTGTPDAPVLVAGEALIDVIHSGDASREHPGGSPANVALGLARLGVPVAFLTALGRDGRGDAIAERLVRDGVDILPESWLLPATSSAEATLQPDGSAQYAFDIVWTLAETLELPAMRHIHVGSISAFLAPGADRIEHLVLTADDGVTVSVDPNIRADLVGDPHAARERFERLAARADLVKLSDEDAQFLYPERSEAGTGAALASGGAIVAVTRGAAGSLLVSGDTLVEVEPIHVDVADTVGAGDSYMAALLAWLLTGGLHRRPRTAEELAAAGAFAARAAAITVSRAGAEPPRSAELD, encoded by the coding sequence ATGGCATCGTCGATGACCGGCACTGGCACCCCCGACGCCCCCGTCCTCGTCGCGGGCGAGGCGCTCATCGACGTCATCCACTCCGGCGACGCCTCCCGCGAGCACCCCGGCGGCTCCCCCGCCAACGTCGCCCTCGGCCTCGCGCGTCTCGGAGTGCCCGTCGCATTCCTGACCGCGCTCGGCCGCGACGGCCGCGGCGACGCCATCGCCGAGCGGCTCGTCAGGGACGGGGTCGACATCCTCCCGGAGTCCTGGCTCCTCCCCGCGACCTCGAGCGCCGAGGCCACCCTCCAGCCCGACGGCTCGGCGCAATACGCGTTCGACATCGTCTGGACGCTGGCGGAGACGCTCGAACTCCCGGCGATGCGCCACATCCACGTCGGCTCGATCTCCGCATTCCTCGCTCCGGGCGCAGACCGGATCGAGCACCTTGTCCTGACCGCCGACGACGGCGTGACGGTCAGCGTGGACCCGAACATCCGCGCCGACCTCGTCGGGGACCCGCACGCCGCGCGCGAACGCTTCGAACGACTGGCCGCGCGCGCCGATCTCGTGAAGCTCAGTGACGAGGACGCGCAGTTCCTCTACCCCGAGCGGTCCGAAGCGGGCACGGGTGCCGCGCTCGCGTCCGGCGGCGCGATCGTCGCGGTCACGCGGGGCGCGGCCGGCTCCCTCCTCGTCTCGGGCGACACCCTGGTGGAGGTCGAACCGATCCACGTCGACGTCGCGGACACCGTTGGCGCGGGCGACAGCTACATGGCGGCGCTGCTCGCGTGGCTCCTGACGGGCGGCCTGCACCGCCGCCCGCGCACGGCGGAGGAGCTCGCGGCGGCCGGTGCGTTCGCCGCCAGGGCCGCGGCGATCACGGTGTCCCGGGCGGGCGCAGAGCCACCGCGGTCGGCCGAGCTGGACTGA
- a CDS encoding FBP domain-containing protein produces the protein MLPLNEQQLRSSFVNASQRERKELTLPDLANLRWDDLDYLGWRDRRNPNQGYAIAEVDGEFVGVLLRKADGGVRSRPQCSWCEDVHLPNEVVFFIAKRAGAAGRNGNTLGTLVCAGFECSANVRKRAPLAYVGFDVEAARLQRIEALREHVATFIRRVAEG, from the coding sequence ATGCTTCCCCTGAACGAGCAGCAACTCCGCTCCTCCTTCGTCAACGCCTCCCAGCGCGAGCGCAAGGAGCTCACCCTCCCCGACCTGGCGAACCTCCGCTGGGACGACCTGGACTACCTCGGCTGGCGCGACCGCAGGAACCCGAACCAGGGTTACGCGATCGCGGAGGTCGACGGCGAGTTCGTCGGCGTCCTGCTGCGGAAGGCCGACGGCGGGGTCCGCAGCCGGCCCCAGTGCTCGTGGTGCGAGGACGTGCACCTGCCCAACGAGGTGGTCTTCTTCATCGCGAAGCGCGCTGGCGCGGCGGGCCGCAACGGCAACACGCTGGGAACGCTCGTCTGCGCCGGCTTCGAGTGCTCGGCCAACGTCCGCAAACGCGCGCCGCTCGCCTATGTCGGTTTCGACGTGGAGGCGGCGCGCCTGCAGCGCATCGAAGCACTCCGCGAGCACGTCGCGACGTTCATCCGTCGCGTCGCAGAAGGCTGA
- a CDS encoding GH32 C-terminal domain-containing protein — MFRFPHPPRALVRQQPGRFRGRAAVIVAAAAVGGLALAGLAPAANPAAAATAAATPAASTPSPTPPTTYHEPYRPQFHYSLPSGWIGDPNGLVYKDGLYYLFSYGTWRGAVSKDLVHWTNIDVKAPAPDPGAGAFFSGSAVVDTDNTSGFGTAKNPPMVAVYTSVQAGSNVESQDIAYSTDNGRTWTRYAGDPVIDLHSVNFRDPKVFWYAPKHEWMMAVALSDQYKVAFYTSPDLKTWTQAGAFGPAGATTGVWEMPDLYQLPVDGDTKRQKWVLSVSVGSTGVQYFVGTFDGSTFVPDGPATYTPPAGTPLDAFDSGSYGDWTTTGSAFGSAPASGALPDQQPVTGYPGSHFVDSFTGGDAATGSLSSPAFTIDKSRLNFLVGGGDNPYAAGAVPFGTLPQGTVFTDFSGSSYDPGWTTTGAFAGTGPSHETLGNQVSAGVLDTWGPDGDPGEGTITSPTFTVGSPYIDLQVAGGTHPMSQANPTAVNLVIGGKVVETATGNNSGSLAWTTWDTSAYQGQQAQLQVVDQNDGSTGWGHLMVGDIVLANEKAPVWDTQTSVDLVVGGQVVRSATGKNSESLDWASWNVADLKGKQASIRIVDNATGGWGHILADDFSLADEPALNQLQRADWIDYGADFYAENTWNDVPGGQRVNVAWMNNWAYAANVPTSPWQGAESVPRTETLRTIGGRVRLVQTPVQALANLRTGPVTTVRKQAVTGTRPLAVSGAELDVEARLTAGTASTFGLNVRTGGGQYTQIGYDTTTGELYVDRTHSGDTAFNAAFPGRATAPVALDRAGGIGLRILIDASSVEVFTADGTRVITEQIFPDAASTGVSAFATGGTAGIDSVQAWHLKSIWN, encoded by the coding sequence ATGTTCCGATTCCCGCACCCTCCGCGCGCCCTCGTGCGGCAGCAACCCGGCAGGTTCCGCGGCCGCGCCGCGGTGATCGTCGCTGCGGCGGCCGTCGGCGGACTCGCACTCGCGGGGCTCGCCCCTGCGGCGAACCCCGCTGCGGCGGCCACCGCTGCGGCGACCCCTGCGGCATCGACCCCGTCGCCCACCCCACCCACCACCTACCACGAGCCCTACCGCCCCCAGTTCCACTACTCCCTCCCGAGCGGCTGGATCGGCGATCCCAACGGCCTCGTCTACAAGGACGGCCTCTACTACCTGTTCAGCTACGGCACCTGGCGCGGCGCCGTGAGCAAAGACCTGGTGCACTGGACGAACATCGACGTGAAGGCGCCGGCGCCCGACCCGGGGGCCGGCGCGTTCTTCTCCGGCAGCGCCGTCGTCGACACGGACAACACCAGTGGGTTCGGCACCGCGAAGAATCCGCCGATGGTGGCGGTCTACACGAGCGTCCAGGCCGGTTCGAACGTGGAGTCCCAGGACATCGCCTACAGCACGGACAACGGCCGCACCTGGACCCGGTACGCCGGCGATCCGGTCATCGACCTCCACTCGGTCAACTTCCGCGACCCGAAGGTGTTCTGGTACGCGCCGAAGCACGAGTGGATGATGGCCGTGGCGCTGAGCGACCAGTACAAGGTCGCGTTCTACACGTCGCCCGACCTCAAGACGTGGACGCAAGCGGGCGCCTTCGGTCCGGCCGGCGCGACGACGGGCGTGTGGGAGATGCCCGACCTGTATCAGCTCCCGGTCGACGGCGACACGAAGAGACAGAAGTGGGTGCTGAGTGTCAGTGTCGGGAGCACCGGCGTGCAGTACTTCGTCGGGACGTTCGACGGCTCGACGTTCGTGCCGGACGGCCCCGCGACCTACACTCCGCCGGCGGGAACACCGCTGGACGCGTTCGACTCCGGCAGCTACGGGGACTGGACGACCACGGGGAGCGCCTTCGGGTCCGCCCCGGCGTCCGGCGCCCTCCCGGACCAGCAGCCGGTCACCGGCTACCCGGGCAGCCACTTCGTGGACAGCTTCACCGGAGGCGACGCCGCGACCGGCAGCCTGTCCTCGCCGGCGTTCACGATCGATAAGAGCCGCCTCAACTTCCTCGTCGGCGGCGGCGACAATCCGTACGCCGCCGGGGCGGTCCCCTTCGGCACCCTGCCGCAGGGCACGGTGTTCACCGACTTCTCCGGCTCCTCGTACGACCCCGGCTGGACGACGACCGGCGCGTTCGCGGGCACGGGGCCGAGCCACGAGACGCTCGGCAATCAGGTCAGCGCGGGCGTGCTCGACACCTGGGGGCCGGACGGCGACCCGGGGGAGGGCACGATCACCTCGCCGACGTTCACCGTCGGCTCGCCGTACATCGACCTCCAGGTCGCGGGTGGAACGCACCCGATGAGCCAGGCGAACCCGACAGCGGTCAACCTGGTCATCGGCGGCAAAGTGGTCGAGACGGCGACCGGGAACAACTCCGGATCGCTGGCCTGGACGACGTGGGACACCTCGGCCTACCAAGGCCAGCAGGCGCAGCTCCAGGTGGTCGACCAGAACGACGGGTCCACCGGCTGGGGCCATCTCATGGTCGGCGACATCGTGCTCGCGAACGAGAAGGCGCCGGTCTGGGACACGCAGACCTCCGTCGACCTCGTCGTGGGCGGCCAGGTCGTCCGCTCGGCGACGGGGAAGAACAGCGAGAGCCTCGACTGGGCGTCGTGGAACGTCGCCGACCTTAAGGGCAAGCAGGCCAGTATCCGCATCGTGGACAACGCGACGGGAGGCTGGGGCCACATCCTGGCGGACGATTTCAGCCTCGCGGACGAGCCGGCGCTGAACCAGCTCCAGCGCGCGGACTGGATCGACTACGGCGCGGACTTCTACGCCGAGAACACCTGGAACGACGTCCCGGGAGGTCAGCGCGTCAACGTCGCCTGGATGAACAACTGGGCGTACGCGGCCAACGTGCCGACGTCGCCCTGGCAGGGCGCTGAGTCCGTGCCGCGGACGGAGACGCTGCGGACGATCGGTGGGAGGGTCCGGCTCGTCCAGACCCCGGTGCAGGCGCTCGCGAACCTGCGCACCGGCCCGGTGACGACCGTGCGCAAACAGGCGGTCACGGGCACGAGGCCGCTCGCGGTGTCGGGCGCGGAGCTGGACGTCGAGGCGCGGCTGACCGCGGGCACCGCGTCCACCTTCGGCCTGAACGTGCGGACCGGAGGCGGTCAGTACACGCAGATCGGCTACGACACCACGACCGGCGAGCTCTACGTCGACCGCACGCACTCCGGTGACACGGCGTTCAACGCCGCGTTCCCCGGACGCGCCACTGCGCCCGTCGCGCTGGACCGAGCGGGCGGGATCGGGCTGCGCATCCTGATCGACGCCTCGTCCGTGGAGGTCTTCACCGCGGACGGCACCCGGGTGATCACCGAGCAGATCTTCCCGGATGCGGCGAGCACGGGCGTCAGCGCCTTCGCGACCGGCGGCACCGCGGGGATCGACTCGGTGCAGGCCTGGCACCTGAAGTCGATCTGGAACTGA
- a CDS encoding TetR/AcrR family transcriptional regulator: MSSAQAQTGARRFDPDRRDRIIDACLTVIATDGVAGTSHRKVAAAADVPLGSMTYHFSGMEELLAESFTRFADRASDAFERRMRDAATTDEAREAVAELIDQDVLRDPRDLVVTHELYTLAAREPRFRTITQHWMERSRASLGLHFDPATARILDALIEGLTIHRALDTGVGETIAFDAVTRVSGSR, from the coding sequence ATGTCGTCCGCTCAGGCTCAGACAGGTGCACGGCGCTTCGACCCGGACCGCCGCGACCGGATCATCGACGCGTGCCTCACGGTCATCGCGACGGACGGCGTCGCCGGGACTTCGCACCGCAAGGTCGCCGCCGCAGCCGATGTCCCGCTCGGTTCGATGACGTACCACTTCTCCGGGATGGAGGAGTTGCTCGCCGAGTCGTTCACCCGCTTCGCCGACCGCGCGTCCGACGCGTTCGAGCGGCGCATGCGCGACGCCGCCACGACCGACGAGGCCCGGGAGGCCGTCGCCGAGCTGATCGACCAGGATGTCCTCCGCGATCCCCGCGACCTGGTCGTCACGCATGAGCTCTACACGCTGGCCGCGCGCGAGCCGCGGTTCCGCACGATCACCCAGCACTGGATGGAGCGCAGCCGAGCGTCCCTCGGCCTGCATTTCGACCCGGCCACCGCTCGGATCCTCGACGCGCTCATCGAGGGTCTGACCATCCATCGTGCGCTCGACACGGGCGTGGGCGAGACGATCGCGTTCGACGCGGTAACCCGGGTGTCGGGTTCGCGCTGA
- the tatC gene encoding twin-arginine translocase subunit TatC yields MTRRGARMSLAAHVAELRRRGVRSAAALLAATVGGWFVSPLLLAALRAPIAQAAASQHRLAALNFDTITGAFDLRMQAAFAIGLVASSPIWLYQAWAYLVPALSRKELRYGFGFFFTAVPLFLGGCVAGWLIVPHIVLLLTGFAADGSSSFIQANDYFQFVLKLVVAAGFAFVSPVFLVLLNLLGILPARSILRSWRIAFLVVLGFTAIVTPSADVISMLLLAAPLIALYYLAWFVAALHDRRMSRALA; encoded by the coding sequence GTGACCCGCCGCGGCGCCCGGATGTCGCTCGCCGCCCACGTGGCCGAGCTGCGGCGCCGCGGCGTGCGCTCCGCCGCGGCCCTCCTGGCGGCGACGGTCGGCGGCTGGTTCGTCTCGCCGCTCCTGCTCGCGGCGCTCCGGGCGCCCATCGCGCAGGCGGCGGCCTCCCAGCACCGGCTCGCGGCGCTCAACTTCGACACCATCACGGGAGCCTTCGACCTCCGGATGCAGGCCGCGTTCGCGATCGGGTTGGTGGCCTCCAGCCCGATCTGGCTGTATCAGGCGTGGGCGTACCTGGTCCCCGCCCTGAGCCGGAAGGAGCTCCGCTACGGGTTCGGGTTCTTCTTCACCGCCGTCCCGCTGTTCCTCGGCGGCTGCGTCGCCGGCTGGCTGATCGTGCCGCACATCGTGCTGCTCCTGACCGGGTTCGCCGCGGACGGCTCGTCCTCGTTCATCCAAGCGAACGACTACTTCCAGTTCGTGCTGAAGCTCGTCGTCGCGGCCGGGTTCGCCTTCGTGTCGCCGGTCTTCCTCGTGCTGCTCAACCTGCTGGGCATCCTGCCCGCGCGCTCCATCCTCCGCAGCTGGCGGATCGCCTTCCTCGTCGTCCTCGGCTTCACGGCCATCGTGACCCCGTCCGCGGACGTGATCTCGATGCTGCTCCTGGCCGCGCCGCTGATCGCGCTGTACTACCTCGCGTGGTTCGTCGCGGCGCTGCACGACCGGAGGATGTCGCGGGCGCTGGCCTGA
- a CDS encoding MFS transporter — protein sequence MSAREWNRGLSRRRAAIFVFMLVYGVGLSSWVVRTPAVRDLVHATTAEMGLVLLGLSIGSMTGVLISAGIVRRHGVRLTVAIGGGSVVAGLAAVALAAGLSSGVLVFGGLALIGWGMGLSEIALNVEGAALEGDSGRSILPALHGCFSLGTVIGAVVGVGLTAVDFPVGWHLLAVAFTGAVALGAVIRSVPAATGRTPRAAAAMSRGSRSRRPILLTQPRLLMLGVIVLSLALAEGSATDWLPLLMVDGHGASATVGTVVFAGFAAAMTVGRFGGGLLLARFGKSAVLRVSTLVSAAGIAAMVFADAPVIAGSGVALWGLGAALGFPVTLSAAADGEDPTSAVAAVATAGYVAFLVGPPVLGIIGQAVGLRGAMVVVLIVVAGASLLTSAAKPRAPRAVPTVE from the coding sequence ATGAGTGCGAGGGAGTGGAACCGGGGGCTGTCCCGGAGGCGTGCGGCGATCTTCGTCTTCATGCTCGTGTACGGCGTCGGCCTGTCCTCGTGGGTCGTCCGCACGCCGGCCGTGCGGGACCTCGTCCACGCGACGACGGCCGAGATGGGCCTCGTGCTGTTGGGCCTCTCGATCGGGTCGATGACCGGAGTGCTGATCTCCGCCGGGATCGTCCGCCGGCACGGCGTCCGTCTCACGGTCGCGATCGGAGGCGGGTCGGTCGTCGCGGGGCTCGCCGCGGTCGCACTCGCCGCGGGGCTCTCGTCCGGCGTCCTGGTCTTCGGAGGGCTCGCGCTGATCGGCTGGGGGATGGGGCTGTCGGAGATCGCCCTGAACGTGGAGGGCGCCGCACTTGAAGGCGACTCGGGCCGCTCGATCCTGCCCGCGCTGCACGGCTGCTTCAGCCTCGGCACGGTGATCGGCGCCGTGGTGGGGGTCGGCCTGACCGCCGTCGACTTCCCGGTCGGCTGGCACCTGCTCGCCGTCGCTTTCACCGGCGCGGTGGCGCTCGGAGCGGTCATCCGGTCCGTCCCGGCGGCGACGGGGCGGACTCCCCGGGCCGCGGCTGCGATGTCGCGAGGATCGCGGAGCCGTCGCCCGATCCTGCTGACCCAGCCGCGGCTGCTGATGCTCGGTGTCATCGTGCTGTCGCTGGCCCTGGCCGAGGGATCGGCCACCGACTGGCTGCCGCTGCTGATGGTCGACGGCCACGGCGCCAGCGCGACGGTGGGAACGGTCGTGTTCGCGGGTTTCGCCGCCGCGATGACGGTCGGACGTTTCGGCGGAGGTCTCCTGCTGGCGCGGTTCGGGAAGTCCGCGGTGCTGCGGGTCAGCACCCTGGTCTCCGCTGCCGGGATCGCGGCGATGGTGTTCGCGGACGCTCCTGTCATCGCGGGCAGCGGGGTCGCCCTCTGGGGACTCGGCGCGGCCCTCGGGTTCCCGGTCACCCTGTCCGCCGCGGCCGACGGCGAGGATCCGACGTCCGCGGTGGCCGCGGTCGCCACGGCCGGATACGTCGCGTTCCTGGTGGGGCCGCCCGTGCTCGGCATCATCGGTCAGGCCGTCGGACTCCGTGGTGCGATGGTGGTCGTCCTGATCGTGGTCGCGGGGGCATCGTTGCTGACCTCCGCCGCGAAGCCGCGTGCGCCGCGGGCGGTCCCGACGGTCGAGTAG
- a CDS encoding DUF2277 domain-containing protein — protein MCRNIRCLHNFEPPTTDDEVREAALQFVRKVSGSTRPSRANAAAFDQAIDEIAEATRRMLDQLVTNAPPKSREAEAMKGRERHEKRMEREVRIRTAV, from the coding sequence ATGTGCCGGAACATCCGCTGCCTCCACAACTTCGAACCGCCCACGACGGACGATGAGGTCCGGGAGGCCGCCCTCCAGTTCGTCCGCAAGGTCAGCGGCTCGACGCGGCCCTCCCGGGCCAACGCGGCCGCCTTCGACCAGGCGATCGACGAGATCGCCGAGGCCACGCGCCGCATGCTCGACCAGCTCGTCACGAACGCGCCGCCGAAGAGCCGCGAGGCCGAGGCGATGAAGGGCCGGGAGCGGCACGAAAAGCGGATGGAGCGCGAGGTGCGGATCCGCACGGCGGTGTGA
- a CDS encoding NADPH-dependent F420 reductase, protein MTNVGIIGAGSIGQALARTFIAHGHTVTIANSRGPETLAELVAELGPSATAATAAEAGAAGEVVVVTVPLRNYRDIPVEPLAGKIVIDTNNYYFERDGHISELDEGTATTSGLLQAHLPESRVAKGFNHIGARDIPTTGSPAGTPDRRALATASDHEDAAELVAAIYDEFGFDTVHLGPLSESWRVERDRPAYVVRQNREELEANVARAPRTV, encoded by the coding sequence ATGACGAACGTAGGAATCATCGGAGCAGGAAGCATCGGCCAGGCACTGGCCCGCACCTTCATCGCGCACGGTCACACCGTGACGATCGCGAACTCGCGCGGGCCGGAGACGCTCGCGGAGCTGGTCGCGGAGCTCGGCCCGTCGGCCACCGCGGCGACGGCGGCGGAGGCAGGTGCGGCCGGCGAGGTCGTGGTCGTGACGGTCCCGCTGCGCAACTACCGCGACATCCCCGTCGAGCCGCTCGCCGGCAAGATCGTGATCGACACGAACAACTACTACTTCGAGCGGGATGGGCACATCTCCGAGCTGGACGAGGGCACGGCGACGACCTCCGGCCTCCTGCAGGCGCACCTCCCGGAGTCGCGCGTGGCCAAGGGCTTCAACCACATCGGGGCGCGGGACATCCCGACCACGGGTTCGCCGGCCGGGACCCCGGACCGCCGTGCCCTGGCCACGGCGAGCGACCACGAGGACGCCGCGGAGCTCGTGGCCGCGATCTACGACGAGTTCGGCTTCGACACGGTCCACCTCGGCCCGCTCTCCGAGAGCTGGCGCGTGGAGCGCGACCGCCCCGCCTACGTGGTGCGGCAGAACCGCGAGGAACTGGAGGCCAACGTGGCGAGGGCGCCCCGCACGGTCTGA